The following nucleotide sequence is from Flavobacterium sp. N1736.
TTTTTCAAGTCGTTTGTTTTTAATATAATTGGCCGGAGTATCATTATATAATTTAGTAAATTCTCTTTTAAATGAAGATATGCTTAAATTAACGTGTTGTGCCAGTTCATCAATTGTTAATTGAGAAAATAAATTTGCTTCAATAATTTGTTTGAAACTGTAAAGTGCCGGCGAAAAAAGTTGTGATAATATAACTTGTATTGCTTCTGCGTTTTGCGTTTGAGAGAGTAAAAGTATAATTTCCTTTACTTTTAAAATCAAAATTTCTTCATTTACCAAAGATGGATTTTCGAAATAAAACAAAAGTCCTTCAATATACTTTTTGATCAAAAAATCATTGTTTATTCTTTCAGTGGACTGATTGGATATACTGTTTTTTGGTTTTTGAAGCAATAAAGGAAGTTCTTTTTCATAAATTTTCTTTAAGGTATCAGGATGAAAACTTATAACAACTATTTCATTATGAGTACTCGATATAGAATTGCTAATTTTTTTTCCGGTGTTTAAGCAATTTAAAAGTAATGAATAGTTACTGGGAACAACAAACTGATCTTCATCTGCATGAAATTCTATTTCGCCTTCTAATGAAAATAAAAAACAAGCATTATCTGATATTGGAAAAGGAAATTCAAAAGGTGCGTCTAATATTACTTTCTGAATTAAGGTTTTCCCAAATAATTCAATTTTTTTATAGTCAGTAACCATTTCTTTTTATGTTTTTTCGTTGCTAATTGTAAGTAATAAAACCTAACATGTTTTCCAGTGCATAAGACACAAATACCAATTCAGCATTATTTCCCAAATATAGGGATAAATGCTGAATGACGTACTGTAAGCTCTTATTAGCCTAACTGTGTTATTAATCTGCAAGATGCGCTTCTGAAGTGATTTGTACATTAAGCGCTTTAGAGATCAGGCAGTTTTTCTCTGCATCTTTAGTAATAGCTTCAAATTCTTCTGCGGTAAATCCCGGTACAATACCTATAATAGAAAGATGTATGGATTTGATAGCAAAACCTTCCATTGATAATGTCGCTTTGGTGTTTAATGATGCCCAGTCTAAACCTTTTTCGGTTAATGCAAAACTCACAGCCATTGTAAAGCATCCTGCGTGCGCTGCTGCTAAAAGTTCTTCAGGATTTGTCCCTTTTTCATTTTCTTCAAAACGGGTTTTAAAACTGTAATTTGTTTTGTTTAAAGCTTCGCTTTGACTCGTTATTGCGCCTTTACCCTCTTTTATATTACCAATCCATTGTGCTTCTGCTGTACGTTTCATTCTATTTGTTTTAAAAGTGAATGTCATTATTGACCATGCAAATTTGCGATACAAAATAGAGTGGCGTTTTGTTAATTAGTTCAATTATTTGATAATTTAGTTCAAAATAGCGATCAAAAATCTGTCGATTTAGAAACCTTTTCCCAGTCAGACATTTCCTGATTCAATTGTGCAATCTTACTTTTTGCCCTGTTAAAAGCATCGCTGCCCAAAAACAGGTTTACCGGAGGATTACCGCTATATACCAACTCTAAAAAAGCATCGGCAATTTGATCCGGATTTCCAGGTTGTGTTCCATCCATGCTGTTCATTTTTTCATGATATTCACGCAGGTAATTGTACTCTGCCATTTGGTTTTTATTGTAGGCAATTGAATCCGGTTTTGCAAAACTTGTTCTAAACCATCCCGGCAAAACATTTGTAACATTTATTCCCAATGGTTTTAAGTCATTTGCAAGTGCTTCAGATAAACCGCTTAGTGCAAATTTTGCAGCACAATACATGGACCAGCCCAATCCCGGAGCAAAACCGGCTATCGAAGAAATATTAATAATATGTCCGGAACGCTGTTCTCTTAGATACGGCAAAGCATTTTGAACAACTCTTACGGCCGCAAAAAAATTCACTTCAAAATTTTCGCTTATTTCATCAGCGGTAAGTTCTTCCAACGCGCCTCCTAAACCATAACCTGCGTTATTTACAATTACATCGACCCTGCCAAACTTTTCAATCGTTTTTTTGAAAGATAATCCAATCGATTGCTCATTCTTTAAATCAACTTCTAATGCGAGAAACCTGTCTCCAAATGCTGCAAATTGTTCAAATGCATTTACCGTTCTCGATGTAGCTGCAACGCTGTGACCTTTAGACAATAGTTGTTTTGTTAAGGACAATCCCATTCCTTTAGAAGCTCCCGTTATATACCAAACTTTATTTGTGCTCATAATTTTTTATTTTGAGACAAAGGTAAAGGAGATAAATAGTGTGATTTTGTTAAACCAAAACCATTTTTTGTCAAATTCAAACCTTTCTAATGGATGACGGGCTATTATTGGTTTGCTTTTTAAAAAAGTTATTAAAATGTGCCTGATCTTCAAAACCGAGTGCATGGCTAATTTCTGCAATACTCCAATTGGTATATTTTAATAATGCTTTTGCTTCAGTAGTTAGTCTTTCAAAAATATGATCTGTGGTAGTGCGCCCTGTTGTTTTTTTAACTGCCCGATTAAGATAATTAACGTGTATAGAAAGTTTTTGCGCTATATCCTTAGGAGAGCGCAACTCAAAACGCTGTGATGTTGATTCAATAGGAAACTGTCGTTCGAGAAGTTCTGTAAATGCGGCTGTAATTCGAGAACCTGCATCATTTAGCCGGAAAAGGTCTTCAGCGGGATGCAGCTCCAAAGCTGTATAAATTAACTCGCTAACATGGCTTTTAATTAATTCATACTTATAGATATAGTCTTTTTCAATCGTTGCAATAATCTTTTCAAAAATGGTACTGATTTCACTATATGCTGTATCACTAAGTTTATAAACAGGATAAGATCCTGCTGAAAAAAGCGGTAAATCGGTTAGATTAATACGGAAACTTTCCTGAAAAAATTCTTCTTTAAATACACAAAAACATCCTTTAGTATCTGGCTCAAGCGTTTCATAAGTATACGGTACTTTCGGATTAAAAAATAACAATGTATTACCGTTAATTGCAATACTTCTGTCGCCATAATGAAACACATTATTACCCGAAAACAGCATAATTTTAAAAAAATCCCTGCGAATATAAGTTACCGATGTTGTATTTGCTGCAATGCGATCTTCAATTCTAAAGACATTAAATTGTCCGCTATGTCTGGAGATATTCTGTGCTAAATCGTTGAATTTATGTTTGTAAAATTCTTCGAGAGATTCTGTTGATTTTGCCATAAGCACTATTTTTTGCAAATTTCAAACTTTTTATTGTAAAGTGCATTACTTCTGCTAAATATTTTAAATCATATCTGAATATATAAATTCGTTTTGAACCAAATTGCCAAAAAATTGAACCAATTGACATAATCCCTCTTTCTGTTTCCAGATACTTTTGTAACGTCAAAATGACAATTAATTTTAAACTGAAATATTATGGGATTATCAAATTTAGGAATTTTTCATACCGTTATAGGCGTTGTTGCCATTATTGCTGCACTTATAGCATTTGTAAAGTATGGTAAAATTGATTTAAGCAAACTTACCGGCAAAATTTATTTTTATTGTACATTAGTTACTTCGTTAACGGCATTAGGTATATCTAAGCACGGAGGATTTAATCCGGGGCATGCTTTTTCAATTTTAATTGTCATTTTTATAGGGATAGCATATTTACTTTATTGGAGAAAGAAAGGAAATATCAGGGCTCGACATTTTGAAAACTTTTTTCTGTCTTTCAGCTTTTTTTTATCGCTCGTTCCAACTGTTAATGAAACCTTTACCCGTGTTCCTGTAGGGCATCCTTTGGCAAAAGATATTAAGGATCCGGTGATTGCCAATACACTGCTAATTCTTTTGATATTGTTTATTGCGGGCACGGTATATCAAATCATAAAACAAAATAAAATAAACAGAACTGTGTCTCTTTAAAAGGTTTAAATTCTGAAAATGACAAAATTATAATATATTTAAACAATGGAGAATGCAAGGAACTTCCTGCATTAACTTAACCTTACTACAACTTACCTGAGTAAAGATCATTTCTAATTTATAAAACAAACTAAACCTTTCTTCATCTGAAATAATTATGCTATTTTGCAGTTTATAAAATTGTCAAACGGTACCAATGTTTATTCCCTTTGGATGAAGAAATTTGAAATTAAAAAAGCAGAATTGAACATTTGGATTGTTTTTCATAACGAATTTCCAAAATTCACCTGTCAGTTTGAAGATAAAAAGTTTAATGTAAGCAGGACAATAAATGGGCTTGATGATCCTATGGGCGATCCTAAAGAAGTAAAACTGCTTCAAAAAATGGAACAATGGCTGCTGCAATTCCATAAAGACAAAATCGCATAAATGGTTTCAACTACAACTATAATAAAAAAAGCTAAATCTTTCGATTTAGCTTTTTATGTTTTGTGATGTATGTAATACGTTTTAAATTCACAAAACGCATTGCTTATTCTCTATTCGGTTTAATTTGCATCAAACCATAATTTTGTTGTAAGCAGGTCTTTTCCCTGAACCGCTATTGCAGCCTGATAACTATTTCCGTTTAACGATTGTTCTGTACCCGGATAAAAGAAACGCGAAGGAATTTTACCGTCCAAAACCGTAGCCGGACCCGCTGTTAATACCGGATAATCAAGTCTTCTCCACTCTACAAAAGCATCAAGGCCTTGTCCGTAAAATGCAATCCATTTTTGAGTACCTATCGATTTAGCATAATTTGTTGCATCGTATTTTACCGTTGCCTGATCAAGGTAAGTAGCAATAGTTGTTGCGTTGGTAATACCAAATTGATTGAACGATGCCGTAATGGCATTTTTATAAAGCTGTTCTGCATCTCCTGCAATATAACCGCGAGCTACTGCTTCTGAAAGATTAAAAAGTGTTTCAGAATAA
It contains:
- a CDS encoding SDR family NAD(P)-dependent oxidoreductase; amino-acid sequence: MSTNKVWYITGASKGMGLSLTKQLLSKGHSVAATSRTVNAFEQFAAFGDRFLALEVDLKNEQSIGLSFKKTIEKFGRVDVIVNNAGYGLGGALEELTADEISENFEVNFFAAVRVVQNALPYLREQRSGHIINISSIAGFAPGLGWSMYCAAKFALSGLSEALANDLKPLGINVTNVLPGWFRTSFAKPDSIAYNKNQMAEYNYLREYHEKMNSMDGTQPGNPDQIADAFLELVYSGNPPVNLFLGSDAFNRAKSKIAQLNQEMSDWEKVSKSTDF
- a CDS encoding helix-turn-helix domain-containing protein; the protein is MVTDYKKIELFGKTLIQKVILDAPFEFPFPISDNACFLFSLEGEIEFHADEDQFVVPSNYSLLLNCLNTGKKISNSISSTHNEIVVISFHPDTLKKIYEKELPLLLQKPKNSISNQSTERINNDFLIKKYIEGLLFYFENPSLVNEEILILKVKEIILLLSQTQNAEAIQVILSQLFSPALYSFKQIIEANLFSQLTIDELAQHVNLSISSFKREFTKLYNDTPANYIKNKRLEKAAELLIVSELRITDIAFDCGFNDLANFTKSFHDKYDVTPTNYRLKVNNK
- a CDS encoding OsmC family peroxiredoxin, which codes for MKRTAEAQWIGNIKEGKGAITSQSEALNKTNYSFKTRFEENEKGTNPEELLAAAHAGCFTMAVSFALTEKGLDWASLNTKATLSMEGFAIKSIHLSIIGIVPGFTAEEFEAITKDAEKNCLISKALNVQITSEAHLAD
- a CDS encoding helix-turn-helix domain-containing protein, which encodes MAKSTESLEEFYKHKFNDLAQNISRHSGQFNVFRIEDRIAANTTSVTYIRRDFFKIMLFSGNNVFHYGDRSIAINGNTLLFFNPKVPYTYETLEPDTKGCFCVFKEEFFQESFRINLTDLPLFSAGSYPVYKLSDTAYSEISTIFEKIIATIEKDYIYKYELIKSHVSELIYTALELHPAEDLFRLNDAGSRITAAFTELLERQFPIESTSQRFELRSPKDIAQKLSIHVNYLNRAVKKTTGRTTTDHIFERLTTEAKALLKYTNWSIAEISHALGFEDQAHFNNFFKKQTNNSPSSIRKV